In the genome of Pseudomonadota bacterium, one region contains:
- a CDS encoding electron transfer flavoprotein subunit beta/FixA family protein has protein sequence MKIVVCVKQVPDAKDVRLDPKTNTLAREGVQSIMNPYDRHALEEGVRLKERFGGTVTVITMGPPQAAEVLRDAVACGADEAVLVSDRAFAGADTWATTYTLSRAIKKLGGFDL, from the coding sequence ATGAAAATCGTTGTTTGTGTAAAACAGGTTCCTGATGCCAAGGATGTCAGGCTTGACCCGAAGACCAACACCCTGGCCCGCGAAGGGGTTCAAAGTATAATGAATCCCTATGACCGCCATGCCTTGGAAGAAGGTGTCAGGCTTAAGGAAAGATTCGGCGGTACGGTAACCGTGATAACCATGGGGCCGCCTCAGGCTGCGGAAGTTTTGCGGGATGCAGTGGCCTGCGGCGCTGATGAGGCTGTGCTTGTATCAGACCGGGCATTTGCCGGGGCAGATACCTGGGCAACCACGTATACGTTGTCGCGGGCTATCAAGAAACTTGGCGGGTTTGACCT